The following nucleotide sequence is from Mucilaginibacter sp. cycad4.
CTGTTTCTTTTATTTCCAGGAATGGAGCAACGATTTTTATACCCGGTACCTCGGCTTTAATAGTTGCAGGCAGGGGCCCGTTCACAAGTCCAACACGAGCAACAACTTTATCCATATAAGAAAGATCTGTTACTAACCGGAAAATCCTTTCGCTGTCTTGATGAAATTTATCGAAACTAAGATCAAAATTTACAATAACAAAAATTGCCAAGGCTGCGCTAATTCCGACGGACAGGCCAACGATGTTAATAAAAGTGAAAAATTTGCGAGCGCCCAAATTGCGTAGCGCGATTTTAAGGTAACTTTTTTTCATAGCTTTTCAGTAGGTGATTGGCAAGGTTACAAATAACATCACCCCTAAGCTACAATATTAAATTCCACAAAATAAAAAATATTGAAATTATATTCTGCATACTAAGCAAAATCAATTACAATACACCAAAATTATGTATTGCAATATTTCCATTATTTTTTTGGCTTATTCTATCAAAAAGGAAAAATTTTTGAATCAAAAAAGCCTCAAATCTTCCGACTTGAGGCTTTTGATTTACTGGTAGCGGGAGCAGGACTCGAACCTACGACCTTCGGGTTATGAGCCCGACGAGCTACCAACTGCTCCATCCCGCACTGTTTTGATAGCGCAAATGTACAATAAGTTATCACATCTGTTTGTCACAAATGAGCCCGTGTTGTTAACAATTACCTAACACGCTATCACCTAACTTATTAAACTCGTTGATATAAGTCAATTTCTTTCTTACTATAAGTCAATGTGTACCTTTTGGGTACTTTGCACCTTTGTGATACCCTGACCGATGAACGGGCAGGACCATAAAATTTCAAAGAGATGAAAACCGCTAAAGAATTACTGCTCAACTATCTTGAGCATATCAACAACCCCGATACAGCTATTGAACTCTTTGCCGGCGACGCAGTGTTCGAGCTTCCCTACCTTGCAAGTTTAGGTTTACCCTGGCAATGGAAAGGTCGGGAAGTAATATATAATTTCCTTAAAAACCTACCCAAAACATTCGGCAACTTTAAATTTCAAAACATCAGGATCCATATTGATACACCTGACCAGGCCTTTGGCGAATATGATGTGAACGCTATAGTCAATTCAACAGGCCGGGTTTATCCGCAAACCTATATGGGGCGCCTGGTTGCCGAAAATGGTAAGATCAAACTGATCCGCGAAGCGCTGGATATGGTTGTAGTGGCCAAGGGAATGTTTCCTGACGGGTTGACACACTTAGCTTAAAGCTACTTACGGGCCTGGCTCTTTTATAAAATTACACTTTAACGATACTTGGTTGTCCAAACCTTTTTTTCTTAATTTATTACCAAAAAAATGCTTTGACCAACGTTACAAAGGCCTTAACTAAAATTGTTGAGGCCTTTGCAATAATTAGATACTCTACCATCAATTAGCCACGTCATTATTTTCAATCCCTGTCCTGTTTTTATTGATCCTGTCTTTCAAACCTCCAAAGCTATAGTTCAGGCTGATGCTGAATGACCTGTAATAATTCATGCTTTGGTAGGTTTGGTTAAACTGCGGGCCAAATGTTTTGCTAACACTGTTGCGGTATTTGGTAAACGGGTTTTTGATCCCCCCAGAGATACTGAACTTATTTTTTACAATATCCTTGTTGAAATTGAATGCACTATAAAAAAAACCGTTGGTGTACCCCTGTAAGCCAGTAGGGTTACGGCTGTTTATACCCAAATCGGCATTCAGGGCCCAGCCATGGTTCAGGCGGACTACGTTTGATAGCGTGGCCCCATATATCAGCAGGTTATTGTCCACTACTTTTCCACCGGCCTGACCCTGCAGCCACAAGTACATCATATTACCGTTAAGGCTTACGTTGTAAATTTTAGTTACAGGATAACTAAGGTTAAAATTGATGCCCGCGCTGCTGGCCTTGCCGGTATTGGCATAGGTAATTTGCGTAACCTGGGTAGTCCGGTCAAAATTAACCACCTGCAAATCGAGGTTGTTCATGAACGAATAGTCGAGCCCGATGTTTACTGATAGTTTTTTATTGCTGCCATATCCCAATTGGATATCGTTCAATAAAACAGGTCTCAGATTTGGGTTACCGGTAACTTCATAATTGGGGTTTGAGCGGTCAACATAAGGGTTAAGCCTGTTGATGCCCGGCCTCCTGATCCTTTGTGAAAAACCGAAGTTGATACTACTTTCGTCTTTAAACCTTTTACTTACCGAAACAGAAGGAACAACGTTAAAATAGTTTTGATCGGCCACAGATGCCGTGCTCGTGAAATTCGCCTGGATCACGGTTTCCTCAACCCGCACACCGGCATTGATGTTCCAACTATTTAAAGCCAGTTGGTAAGAGTTATAAGCGCTAAATACATTTTGAGTATTGGTAAACGCGTTTGCCTGCGCTGCATCATGCTCATATAAACCGGTTGAATCATTTAATGAACTATAGCCAAAATCGCTGCTGTTATTCCTGAAAATGGCTTTAACACCGGCATCAATGGTTATTTTATTTACCGGGGTAACAAAATCAACCTGTACAGTGTGTTCTTTAAATTTTTGTTTATCGCTTTGTTGAAAATTAGGGACTGGGAAATTTACCCGGTCAAAAAATTGAACGTCGCTATTTTTGTTATTTGTGTTGCCGCTGTACATGTATGAAAATGTAAGCAGCCTGTTTTTAACACCTTTAAAACCCAATTCATAATTGATCCCTGCATCAATGCCATGGCTGGCGGCCTTATTATTGTTTTGAAAACGGTATTGCTCAGGCTGATCATCGCCGGTTAGCAGGGATGATTGCCCGTTATGATCGGTTGCATGGCTGCCGTTATAATTGAACTGAACGGTTAATAAATTCAGTGTATCTATCTGCAGGCTTAATTCGGTGCCGAAATAAGCGGTTTTATTATTTGAGCGCTCGTAACCGTTTTGCGCCAGTACCGTGCCTGCGGTATCCATTGTTTTACGGTTATTAATTGTCTGCGGCGCATTGTTGATACTCCCGCCGCCAAATGCCGAAATGCCGAATTTGCCTTTTTTAGCCGTAAATGAGCCACCAACACCAGGGCCT
It contains:
- a CDS encoding TonB-dependent receptor domain-containing protein; this translates as MKTKQTTIRFIMMIAVLITYNLNSYSQAPVQVKGGIADSVTKAPLPLITVRLKNAVNETIMVAVTKDDGSFSFTSVQPASYTLLINAIGYGSKTIALNLTHQQKILELKPVYLSDVMTSLKEVTITADRPIIRQKADRIIYDLKADPESKGNNVLSMMRKIPYLSLDGDDNLLLKGNSSFKVLINSKPSGSLESNLKAVLKSIPASTIERIEVITTPPSKYDAEGLAGIINIITSKKNNDGINGSVNINENLPAGGPGVGGSFTAKKGKFGISAFGGGSINNAPQTINNRKTMDTAGTVLAQNGYERSNNKTAYFGTELSLQIDTLNLLTVQFNYNGSHATDHNGQSSLLTGDDQPEQYRFQNNNKAASHGIDAGINYELGFKGVKNRLLTFSYMYSGNTNNKNSDVQFFDRVNFPVPNFQQSDKQKFKEHTVQVDFVTPVNKITIDAGVKAIFRNNSSDFGYSSLNDSTGLYEHDAAQANAFTNTQNVFSAYNSYQLALNSWNINAGVRVEETVIQANFTSTASVADQNYFNVVPSVSVSKRFKDESSINFGFSQRIRRPGINRLNPYVDRSNPNYEVTGNPNLRPVLLNDIQLGYGSNKKLSVNIGLDYSFMNNLDLQVVNFDRTTQVTQITYANTGKASSAGINFNLSYPVTKIYNVSLNGNMMYLWLQGQAGGKVVDNNLLIYGATLSNVVRLNHGWALNADLGINSRNPTGLQGYTNGFFYSAFNFNKDIVKNKFSISGGIKNPFTKYRNSVSKTFGPQFNQTYQSMNYYRSFSISLNYSFGGLKDRINKNRTGIENNDVAN
- a CDS encoding nuclear transport factor 2 family protein, translated to MKTAKELLLNYLEHINNPDTAIELFAGDAVFELPYLASLGLPWQWKGREVIYNFLKNLPKTFGNFKFQNIRIHIDTPDQAFGEYDVNAIVNSTGRVYPQTYMGRLVAENGKIKLIREALDMVVVAKGMFPDGLTHLA